Proteins encoded together in one Macadamia integrifolia cultivar HAES 741 chromosome 8, SCU_Mint_v3, whole genome shotgun sequence window:
- the LOC122087060 gene encoding F-box protein At1g55000, with amino-acid sequence MGCCGDDDGIYKQQLIPNPNQHDSSSYCFTQNSMSALRNPSMGTPTNLAGSSASSSSKDVDVISPMNSNFFALTCRDILRSIFERLPVTDLARAACVCRFWNLVASDREIQTRAFISPWKLKDVIGKPSSGSFWRDNSLGRFAISHHILRGDTVASLAVKYSVQVMDIKRLNNMLSDHGIYSRERLLIPLSKPDHLCNRTCYIEFDVYAKREVAVVYLEGGPDGKNSCLMNRSTTTKRGNRRVIDSLKRSMRVDDGTAEYYLSISNGDPRAALAEFSEDLRWEDREIPS; translated from the exons ATGGGTTGTTGTGGAGACGACGACGGCATCTACAAGCAGCAGCTCATTCCTAATCCTAACCAACACGACTCTTCCTCTTATTGCTTCACCCAAAACTCAATGTCGGCCCTACGTAATCCTTCCATGGGAACCCCCACCAATCTCGCTGGCAGCTCCGCCTCTTCCTCTTCTAAGGACGTCGATGTCATTTCTCCGATGAATTCTAATTTCTTTGCGCTCACTTGCAGAGATATCCTTCGCTCCATCTTTGAGCGTTTGCCTGTTACGGACCTCGCTCGAGCGGCCTGCGTCTGCCGGTTCTGGAACTTAGTCGCCTCAGACCGAGAGATTCAGACCAGAGCCTTCATATCCCCTTGGAAATTGAAGGATGTCATCGGTAAACCCTCTTCCGGCAGCTTCTGGCGCGATAATAGCCTCGGCCGATTCGCAATCTCTCATCACATCCTCAGGGGAGATACTGTCGCTAGCCTCGCTGTCAAATACTCTGTTCAG GTAATGGACATAAAACGTTTAAACAATATGCTAAGTGACCATGGCATATACTCAAGGGAGAGGTTATTGATCCCTTTAAGTAAACCAGACCACCTTTGCAACAGAACCTGCTATATAGAGTTCGATGTGTACGCAAAAAGGGAAGTGGCAGTAGTATATCTAGAGGGTGGCCCTGATGGAAAGAATAGCTGCTTGATGAATAGGAGTACAACCACCAAAAGAGGCAATAGGAGGGTGATTGATTCATTGAAGAGAAGCATGCGTGTTGATGATGGAACTGCTGAATATTACTTGTCTATTTCAAATGGTGACCCTCGGGCTGCACTTGCAGAGTTCTCTGAGGACCTTAGGTGGGAGGACCGGGAGATACCCTCCTAG